One Nocardia huaxiensis genomic window, GCCGTGGACGGCGTCCGTTCGGCGTACTTCACCTATCCGGTGATCGACGGATTACTCGATGCCGCAGGCGCGTTCGCCGTCGCCTGCCACGATGCCGGACTCGAGCGGGTGGTCGCGGTCTCGCAGCTCGCGGCCGGTCCGCACGCGCTCACCCCGCGCATGCGCCAGCACTGGGTCGCCGAGCAGATTCTGGATTGGGCCAATATCGGCGCGATCCATCTGCGCGCCGCCGTCTTCTACGAGAACCTGGCCCTGGTCGCCGACACCGGCAATGGCTCGAGCCTGAAACTGCCCATGGGCCCGGCGCACACCCAGCTGCCGCTGATCGCCGCCGCCGATGTGGCCCGCGTGGCCGCCGGTCTGCTGGCCGACCCGACGGTGAAGGCCGACCCGGTGCTGCTGCTCACCGGCGACGTCCAAACCATCGGCGCCGCAGCCCAAACCCTGGGCCGCACCTACCGTGACACCGACCCCGACCGCTGGTACCAGTGGGCGCTCGAGTTCTACGGCACCACCCACGCCGCCGAACATCTCACCAAACTGTGGGAGATCTTCCGCATTCTCGGCGAGGGCACCGGCCTCTACGAGATCACCCCCGCCATCGAGCAATACGGCGGCCACCCGCCGATCTCCCTGGCCGAGTTCGCCCTCCACCGCCCCTCGCACTGACGGTCATTACCCCGCGGGTAATGGTCCGCAGTCATACGCGATTCGTACGATCGACGCATGGCTACCCACACGGCAGGCGACCTGCTCCGGCACTGGCGGGTCGCCCGTCGCCTCAGTCAGCTCGAACTGGCCGGCCGCGCCGAAACCTCCACCCGCCACCTCAGCTTCATCGAAACCGGCCGCGCCACCCCCAGCCGCCAGATGATCCTGCACCTGTCCGACGAGCTGGAAATCCCGCTGCGCGAACGCAACCGGATGCTCCTCGCCGCCGGCTACGCCCCCGTCTACAGCGAACCCGCCCTCGACACCCCCGCGATGGAATCCGTGCGCAATGCCGTCCGCCAAATCCTCACCGGCCACGAACCCCACCCCGCCCTGGCCGTCGACTCCGGCTGGAACATGCTCGACGCCAACGCCGGAATAGCCCTCTTCCTGGAAGGCGTATCGCCCACCCTGCTGACCCAGCCGGTGAACGTCCTGCGCCTCAGCCTCCACCCCGAGGGTCTGGCCCCCCGAATTCTCAACCTCCCCGAATGGCGCGGCCATCTCTTCGAACGCCTCGAACACCAAATCGACGCCACCGGCGCCCCGGACCTGATCGCTCTGCTGAAGGAGTTGCGCGGTTACCCCGGCGGCGAAGAATCCCCGGGCCTGCCCGCCCCCGACCAGGCCGTGGTTCCCCTCCGCGTGCGCCTGAACGGCCACGACCTCGCCTTCATCAGCGTCACAACCGTTTTCGGCACCCCGATGAACGTCACCGTCGCCGAACTGGCCATCGAAGCCTTCTTCCCCGCCGACCCCGTCACCGCCATGTTCCTCCGCGATCGCGTATCGGCTTGAATGAATCCCCATGGACGTGCGAGCACACCTCACCGGGCTCACCGGCGTCGCGGTCGACCAGCTCGAACGCGTAGGGGAGAGTCACGCGTGGACGCTGTATCGAGGTGAATTGCGTGGGCGTTCGGTATTCGTGAAGGCGGCGGACGGCGCCGGGGTGTTCGAGGCCGAGGCGGCGGGGTTGCGGTGGCTGGCGCAGGCAGATGCCGGGCTGGTGCCGGAGGTGGTGGCGGTCGACGATCGCATGCTCGTGTTGCCTTGGCTGACAACGGAACCCGCGTCGACGGTGGCGGCGGAACGGTTCGGGCGGGCGCTCGCGGGGCTGCATGCCGATTCGCCCGGTGTCTACGGTGCACCCTGGGTGGGGAATATTGCCGCTCTGCCGCTGGACAATTCACTGAGCGCGGGGGAGTGGGGGAGTTGGTATGCCGAGCGGCGGATCGCGCCGTATCTCTCCGCTGCCGCACCGCATCTGGGGCGGGACGGGGTGGTGTTGATCGAGCGCGTCATGGATCGGATCGACGAGCTGGCCGGTCCGGCCGAGCCGCCCGCGCGCATTCACGGTGATCTGTGGTCCGGCAATGTGCTGTGGACCGGAGGGCGTGCGGTGCTGGTCGATCCGGCCGCGCACGGAGGTCACCGGGAAACCGATCTGGCCATGCTCGCGCTGTTCGGGGTGCCTCGGCTCGACCGGATCCTGGCCGCCTATCAGGAGGCTCGGCCGTTGGCTTCGGGCTGGCGGCAACGGATTCCACTGCATCAGGTGCATCCGCTGCTGGTGCATGTCGTGCTGTTCGGTGGCTCGTATGCCGGGATGGCGAAGGCCGCTGCGGCGGCTGCGCTCGCGATCTAGGGCGGACGGACATCCGGTGTGTGCATCCGAATCGGCGTAAACATACCTACATGGAAATATGCGCATCTGGGCATGTGAACGCGGCGTGTTGGCGAGAGGCAGCCGGAGAGATGGTGGGCTAGCGTCGCTGGGATGGA contains:
- a CDS encoding NAD(P)H-binding protein, which produces MEPVLVTGAAGGRQGSTGRHLTAQLLGRGVPVRALIHTEDERATVLRALGAEVVVGDLREIAVIRSAVDGVRSAYFTYPVIDGLLDAAGAFAVACHDAGLERVVAVSQLAAGPHALTPRMRQHWVAEQILDWANIGAIHLRAAVFYENLALVADTGNGSSLKLPMGPAHTQLPLIAAADVARVAAGLLADPTVKADPVLLLTGDVQTIGAAAQTLGRTYRDTDPDRWYQWALEFYGTTHAAEHLTKLWEIFRILGEGTGLYEITPAIEQYGGHPPISLAEFALHRPSH
- a CDS encoding helix-turn-helix domain-containing protein, with translation MATHTAGDLLRHWRVARRLSQLELAGRAETSTRHLSFIETGRATPSRQMILHLSDELEIPLRERNRMLLAAGYAPVYSEPALDTPAMESVRNAVRQILTGHEPHPALAVDSGWNMLDANAGIALFLEGVSPTLLTQPVNVLRLSLHPEGLAPRILNLPEWRGHLFERLEHQIDATGAPDLIALLKELRGYPGGEESPGLPAPDQAVVPLRVRLNGHDLAFISVTTVFGTPMNVTVAELAIEAFFPADPVTAMFLRDRVSA
- a CDS encoding fructosamine kinase family protein, yielding MDVRAHLTGLTGVAVDQLERVGESHAWTLYRGELRGRSVFVKAADGAGVFEAEAAGLRWLAQADAGLVPEVVAVDDRMLVLPWLTTEPASTVAAERFGRALAGLHADSPGVYGAPWVGNIAALPLDNSLSAGEWGSWYAERRIAPYLSAAAPHLGRDGVVLIERVMDRIDELAGPAEPPARIHGDLWSGNVLWTGGRAVLVDPAAHGGHRETDLAMLALFGVPRLDRILAAYQEARPLASGWRQRIPLHQVHPLLVHVVLFGGSYAGMAKAAAAAALAI